A region of Saccharococcus thermophilus DNA encodes the following proteins:
- a CDS encoding TrmH family RNA methyltransferase, whose translation MNEQEAKTFIEQLQEEGLLTEETRPIWEMILPERLKRMYDVLCRRTRYVTLLTEAVDDPHNQAAVLRTAEAFGVQDVHIVTGRAPFEPNPLVTRHADKWLTLYRKPDIVTAIKELQAKGYQVYASYLGEGTIPLSNIDVSRPTALLFGNEHSGVSQEALHVADATFMIPMYGFVQSFNISVAAALSLYDVTERARQQAGERYYLSFQEKKELYEKWMWQTLNPRIRKQLKARLGYSF comes from the coding sequence ATGAACGAACAAGAAGCAAAAACGTTCATTGAACAGCTGCAAGAAGAAGGACTGCTGACGGAAGAAACGCGTCCTATTTGGGAAATGATTTTGCCGGAACGGTTAAAGCGGATGTATGACGTGCTTTGCCGGCGGACGCGTTATGTTACCTTGTTGACTGAAGCGGTCGATGATCCGCACAACCAGGCAGCGGTGTTGCGGACAGCGGAAGCGTTTGGCGTGCAGGATGTCCATATCGTCACGGGAAGAGCGCCTTTTGAACCGAATCCTTTAGTGACGCGGCATGCCGATAAATGGCTGACGCTTTATCGAAAACCGGATATTGTAACGGCGATTAAAGAGTTGCAAGCAAAGGGATATCAAGTGTATGCCAGCTATCTTGGAGAAGGAACGATTCCTCTTTCTAACATCGACGTGTCGCGACCGACGGCGCTTCTCTTTGGCAACGAACATAGCGGCGTGTCGCAAGAGGCGCTTCATGTTGCCGATGCGACGTTTATGATTCCGATGTATGGGTTTGTCCAAAGTTTTAATATATCGGTAGCAGCTGCGCTTTCATTATATGATGTAACCGAAAGAGCACGCCAACAAGCAGGCGAGCGCTATTATTTATCATTTCAAGAAAAAAAGGAACTATATGAAAAATGGATGTGGCAGACGTTAAATCCACGCATTCGCAAACAGCTTAAGGCACGGTTAGGCTATTCTTTTTAA
- the qoxA gene encoding cytochrome aa3 quinol oxidase subunit II, giving the protein MKQAKQRGRKWFSLLPLSLLLLLSGCSEKIAVLNPQGPVAKTQYHLIMWSIGFMAFIMIVVFVLFAVVLIRYREKPENADYEPPEEEGNTLLEIVWTAIPIMIVTLLAIPTVKATFALEKPQRHDVKPLTIHVTAANWKWIFSYPDQHIETVNYVNIPAGVPIKFKLTSVGPMNSFWVPELGGQKYAMDSMETQLILQADKPGTYMGRSANFSGKQFTHMEFEVVAQKKEDFGKWVKEVQQTAPKLNKEKYAQILKPGLVGRMTFLNTHLEWIDHAKQNNHNMDNMCNTNNTNKEEHSDHHGNMENDRHAH; this is encoded by the coding sequence ATGAAGCAGGCAAAACAGCGGGGACGGAAATGGTTTTCATTGCTTCCCCTATCATTGTTGCTTCTATTAAGTGGTTGCAGTGAAAAGATAGCGGTATTGAATCCGCAAGGACCTGTCGCCAAAACACAATATCATTTAATTATGTGGTCGATTGGTTTTATGGCATTTATTATGATTGTTGTTTTCGTATTATTTGCGGTTGTGCTGATTCGATATCGCGAAAAGCCGGAAAATGCCGATTATGAGCCACCGGAAGAAGAGGGAAATACATTATTGGAAATCGTATGGACGGCAATTCCAATTATGATTGTCACCTTGTTGGCAATTCCAACGGTGAAAGCGACGTTTGCGCTCGAAAAACCGCAGCGCCATGATGTCAAGCCGTTAACGATCCATGTCACCGCGGCAAACTGGAAATGGATTTTCAGCTATCCAGACCAACATATTGAAACGGTGAATTATGTAAATATCCCTGCAGGTGTTCCAATAAAGTTTAAACTGACATCCGTCGGTCCGATGAACTCATTTTGGGTGCCGGAATTAGGCGGACAAAAATATGCGATGGACAGTATGGAAACACAATTAATTTTGCAAGCAGACAAACCAGGTACCTATATGGGACGAAGCGCAAACTTCTCAGGAAAACAATTTACGCATATGGAGTTTGAAGTTGTCGCACAGAAGAAAGAAGACTTCGGTAAATGGGTAAAAGAAGTGCAACAAACGGCGCCAAAGCTAAATAAAGAGAAATATGCGCAAATTTTAAAACCTGGGTTAGTCGGACGGATGACGTTTTTGAATACGCATCTTGAGTGGATAGACCATGCGAAACAAAACAACCACAATATGGACAATATGTGCAATACAAACAATACGAACAAGGAAGAACATAGCGATCATCATGGGAACATGGAAAACGATCGCCACGCACATTAA
- the qoxB gene encoding cytochrome aa3 quinol oxidase subunit I yields MKWSEFFVTGEPLIYAADVAIVLTIIGIVFVLTYFKKWKWLWDEWLTTVDHKKIGIMYIICAVLMLFRGGVDALLMRAQLTAPNLKFLNAQHYNEIFTTHGTIMIIFMAMPFIIGLMNVVVPLQIGARDVAYPYLNALSFWLFFFGALLFNISFVIGGSPDAGWTSYFPLASNQFSPGVGNNYYAVALQISGIGTLMTGINFLVTILKMRAPGMTLMRMPMFTWTVLITCVIIIFAFPVLTVALALMTFDRLFDTQFFTMANGGMSMLWANLFWIWGHPEVYIVVLPAFGIFSEIVSTFARKRLFGYKAMVGSIVGIAFLSFLVWVHHFFTMGAGPAVNSFFSITTMAIAIPTGVKVFNWLFTLRKGRIRFTTAMLWALAFIPNFVIGGVTGVMLAMAAADYQYHNSYFLVAHFHYVLIAGTVFACFAGLHYWYPKMFGHLLNERLGKWTFWLFMIGFNVCFFPMYFLGLMGMTRRMYTYSAGLGWTPLNVVATIGAALMGIGFIMLCYNIYYSARYGERDMTGDPWDGRTLEWATASPPAHYNFPITPEVTDLDAYWVMKKNGNGFEVKEEQLKPIHMPSNSGRPFLISIAFFFAGFGLVFKWFTLAIIAAIFIILGLILRSFDDDDGYYISVDEIKRTERLARKGA; encoded by the coding sequence ATGAAGTGGAGCGAGTTTTTTGTCACTGGCGAGCCGCTTATTTATGCAGCGGATGTCGCGATTGTGTTAACGATTATCGGTATCGTTTTTGTGTTGACGTATTTTAAAAAATGGAAATGGCTTTGGGATGAGTGGTTAACGACAGTAGACCATAAAAAAATTGGGATCATGTATATTATTTGTGCCGTATTAATGTTGTTCCGCGGCGGCGTAGACGCGCTATTAATGCGGGCACAGCTAACGGCACCGAATCTGAAATTTCTCAATGCGCAACATTACAATGAAATTTTTACCACGCATGGTACGATTATGATTATATTTATGGCGATGCCGTTTATTATTGGATTAATGAACGTTGTCGTACCGCTGCAAATCGGGGCGCGTGATGTCGCGTATCCGTACTTAAATGCGTTAAGCTTCTGGCTCTTTTTCTTTGGCGCACTGCTTTTTAATATTTCGTTTGTCATTGGTGGCTCCCCAGATGCTGGCTGGACGTCGTATTTTCCACTTGCTAGCAATCAATTTAGCCCAGGGGTTGGCAATAACTATTACGCAGTTGCCTTACAAATTTCCGGAATTGGGACGTTGATGACCGGAATTAACTTTTTGGTGACCATTTTAAAAATGCGGGCGCCGGGTATGACGCTTATGCGCATGCCGATGTTTACATGGACGGTTTTAATTACATGTGTAATCATTATTTTCGCGTTTCCAGTCTTAACGGTCGCATTAGCGTTAATGACGTTTGACCGCTTGTTTGACACGCAATTTTTCACGATGGCTAACGGTGGTATGTCCATGCTTTGGGCAAACTTGTTCTGGATTTGGGGCCATCCGGAAGTGTATATCGTCGTTTTGCCAGCTTTCGGGATTTTTTCGGAAATTGTCAGCACGTTTGCCCGCAAACGTCTATTTGGTTATAAAGCAATGGTCGGTTCGATCGTTGGCATCGCCTTTTTAAGCTTTCTCGTTTGGGTGCACCACTTCTTTACGATGGGTGCAGGCCCAGCGGTAAACTCGTTTTTCTCGATTACAACGATGGCGATTGCGATTCCGACTGGGGTAAAAGTGTTCAACTGGCTATTTACACTGCGCAAAGGAAGAATTCGTTTTACGACAGCGATGCTTTGGGCGTTAGCGTTTATTCCAAACTTCGTCATTGGCGGGGTTACTGGCGTCATGCTCGCCATGGCAGCGGCGGACTATCAATATCATAATAGTTATTTCTTAGTTGCCCATTTCCATTATGTATTAATTGCTGGTACGGTGTTTGCTTGTTTTGCTGGGCTTCATTATTGGTATCCGAAAATGTTTGGTCATCTATTAAATGAACGTTTAGGAAAATGGACGTTCTGGCTCTTTATGATTGGATTTAACGTTTGCTTCTTTCCAATGTATTTCTTAGGATTAATGGGAATGACGCGACGCATGTACACGTACTCTGCCGGACTTGGCTGGACGCCGCTGAACGTTGTCGCGACGATTGGCGCGGCGCTGATGGGTATCGGCTTTATCATGCTTTGCTATAACATTTATTACAGCGCGCGGTACGGCGAGCGCGACATGACCGGAGACCCGTGGGACGGACGCACGCTCGAGTGGGCGACTGCTTCACCGCCAGCGCACTACAATTTCCCAATCACTCCGGAAGTAACGGATTTGGACGCTTATTGGGTGATGAAGAAAAACGGCAACGGATTTGAAGTAAAAGAAGAACAATTAAAGCCGATTCATATGCCAAGCAACTCAGGCCGCCCGTTCTTGATTTCGATTGCGTTTTTCTTCGCGGGCTTTGGTCTTGTCTTTAAATGGTTTACGCTGGCGATTATCGCTGCGATCTTCATTATTCTCGGTTTAATTCTCCGTTCGTTTGACGATGATGACGGCTATTACATTAGCGTGGACGAGATTAAACGCACGGAGCGTTTGGCACGGAAGGGGGCGTAA
- the qoxC gene encoding cytochrome aa3 quinol oxidase subunit III, whose product MAEAAHRYDETMPLEYRTEESRLNILGFWIFLGAEVALFATLFATYLVLFQRTGSGPTAKDLFEVKDVLIETLLLLTSSFTCGLAIFEMRRGRMSGLLAWLLVTLLLGAGFITFEIREFIHYVHEGATIQTSAFLSSFFVLVGTHGAHVSLGIGWMILIIIQLLQRGFTPRTARKVFIVSLYWHFLDVVWIFIFTLVYLTGMVI is encoded by the coding sequence ATGGCAGAAGCAGCTCACCGATATGATGAAACGATGCCGCTCGAGTATCGGACGGAAGAAAGCCGTTTAAATATTTTAGGATTTTGGATTTTCCTTGGCGCCGAGGTCGCGTTGTTTGCGACCTTGTTCGCCACCTATCTTGTTTTATTTCAGCGTACGGGAAGCGGCCCGACCGCGAAAGACCTATTTGAGGTAAAAGATGTTTTAATCGAAACGTTGCTTCTATTAACAAGCAGCTTTACGTGCGGACTCGCCATTTTTGAAATGCGCCGCGGCCGCATGAGCGGGCTGTTGGCATGGCTGTTGGTGACGCTTCTTTTAGGCGCAGGGTTTATTACCTTTGAAATTCGCGAATTTATTCATTATGTCCATGAAGGGGCAACGATACAGACAAGCGCGTTTCTCTCTAGCTTTTTCGTGCTTGTCGGAACGCACGGGGCGCACGTCAGCCTTGGGATTGGCTGGATGATTTTAATTATCATTCAGCTGCTGCAGCGCGGATTTACGCCGCGGACGGCAAGAAAAGTGTTTATCGTCAGCTTGTATTGGCACTTCCTTGACGTCGTGTGGATTTTTATCTTTACATTAGTTTATTTGACCGGGATGGTGATCTAG
- the qoxD gene encoding cytochrome aa3 quinol oxidase subunit IV: MGANNHHESFPWKHIIGFILSLVLTFAALWVALSSGLTVKAIIGVIVIFAIIQASLQLFMFMHMTESDSGKIQTINMAYAFFIAIVVVAGSVWTMSFVL, from the coding sequence ATGGGTGCAAACAATCACCATGAATCATTTCCTTGGAAACATATCATTGGATTTATTCTCTCGCTTGTGCTGACGTTCGCTGCGCTTTGGGTCGCGCTATCTTCGGGATTAACGGTGAAGGCGATTATTGGCGTCATCGTCATTTTTGCGATCATTCAAGCAAGCTTGCAGCTATTTATGTTTATGCATATGACGGAAAGCGACAGCGGCAAAATTCAAACGATCAATATGGCGTATGCCTTTTTTATTGCGATAGTGGTTGTTGCCGGGTCGGTTTGGACGATGTCATTCGTATTGTAA
- a CDS encoding LLM class flavin-dependent oxidoreductase encodes MRYGFWLPIFGGWLRNVDDEMMPATFEYAKTVAQKAEQWGYSTTLVAELYLNDIKGPESDSLEAWSTAAALAAVTEKLEIMAAVRPGFHNPAVTAKMAANIDHISNGRFTLNVVSAWWEEEARQYGGIFTEHDERYDRTEEFVQVLKGMWTNDVFDFRGKFYEVKGAHLAPKPVQKPYPVLYAGGESERGKQAIVEHCDAYVMHGGTVEEIARKVADMKQRRKQAGKEPFRSFGMAAFVICRDSEEEAQAELKRITDVKLSSGYAGYKDFVNKSQLELQLKLQDYSVSNRGLRPNFIGTPEQIADRILAYEAAGVDLLLLQFSPQLEEMEQFAKQVMPLVEERRNSLAAKGGK; translated from the coding sequence ATGAGATACGGGTTTTGGCTGCCGATTTTCGGAGGATGGCTGCGCAATGTTGATGATGAAATGATGCCGGCGACGTTTGAATATGCCAAAACGGTGGCGCAAAAAGCGGAACAATGGGGATATAGCACGACATTAGTCGCCGAGCTGTATTTAAATGATATAAAAGGACCGGAGAGCGATTCGCTGGAAGCATGGTCGACCGCGGCGGCGCTGGCGGCGGTGACAGAAAAATTGGAAATTATGGCGGCAGTCCGTCCCGGTTTCCATAATCCGGCTGTTACGGCGAAAATGGCGGCCAATATTGACCACATCAGCAACGGCCGCTTCACGCTGAATGTCGTATCAGCATGGTGGGAAGAAGAAGCACGTCAATATGGCGGCATTTTTACCGAACATGATGAGCGCTATGACCGCACGGAAGAATTCGTTCAAGTGTTAAAAGGGATGTGGACGAACGATGTATTTGATTTCCGGGGAAAATTTTATGAAGTAAAAGGTGCCCATTTAGCACCGAAACCAGTACAAAAGCCGTATCCGGTTTTGTACGCCGGCGGCGAGAGCGAACGGGGAAAACAAGCGATTGTGGAGCATTGCGATGCGTATGTGATGCATGGCGGAACAGTCGAAGAAATCGCCCGCAAAGTTGCTGATATGAAGCAGCGACGCAAACAGGCGGGAAAAGAGCCGTTTCGCTCGTTTGGCATGGCGGCGTTTGTCATTTGCCGCGACAGCGAGGAGGAAGCGCAGGCGGAATTAAAGCGCATTACCGACGTCAAATTATCGAGCGGCTATGCAGGATATAAGGATTTCGTCAATAAATCCCAGCTTGAGTTGCAGTTAAAATTGCAAGACTATTCCGTATCGAATCGTGGACTGCGGCCAAACTTCATCGGCACGCCGGAGCAAATTGCCGATCGCATTTTGGCGTATGAAGCTGCAGGGGTTGATTTATTATTATTACAATTTTCTCCGCAATTGGAGGAAATGGAGCAGTTTGCCAAACAAGTAATGCCGCTTGTCGAGGAGCGACGGAATTCGCTTGCGGCAAAAGGGGGAAAATAA
- a CDS encoding ATP-grasp domain-containing protein has product MSKIYIIHENSEWTVHLTRRLDELGLPYEEWFLDKGTIDLSATPPEGVFYNRMSASSHTRGHRFAPEFTEAVLAWLERHGRRVFNGSRALRLEVSKVNQYTALNAHGIRTPKTIAAVGKEQIMEAAKQLGAPSFITKHNRAGKGLGVQLFHSIEALGQYLESPAFEDSVDGITLVQEYIQAPEPFITRCEFVGGKFMYAVRVDTSEGFELCPADACQIGDLFCPVGETAMRPKFEIIDGFSDPILEKYEQFLRANDIHIAGIEFIRDQNGTIFTYDVNTNTNYNSEAEARAGKFGMLEVAKFLGEELKRIQTASV; this is encoded by the coding sequence ATGAGCAAAATTTACATTATTCATGAAAATAGCGAATGGACCGTGCATTTAACGCGGCGGTTGGATGAACTTGGTCTGCCTTATGAAGAATGGTTTTTAGACAAGGGGACGATCGATTTATCGGCGACGCCGCCGGAAGGGGTATTTTACAACCGGATGAGCGCCTCTTCCCATACGCGGGGGCATCGTTTTGCTCCGGAATTCACGGAAGCGGTGCTCGCCTGGCTCGAGCGCCATGGGCGCCGGGTGTTTAACGGAAGCAGGGCGCTGCGTTTAGAAGTGAGCAAAGTAAATCAATATACGGCGTTAAATGCGCATGGAATCCGCACGCCGAAAACGATTGCCGCCGTCGGCAAGGAACAAATTATGGAAGCGGCGAAACAGCTTGGCGCGCCTTCGTTCATTACGAAACATAACCGCGCTGGAAAAGGGCTTGGTGTGCAGCTGTTCCATTCCATTGAAGCGCTTGGGCAGTATCTCGAAAGCCCTGCTTTTGAGGATTCGGTCGACGGCATTACACTGGTGCAAGAATATATTCAAGCGCCGGAGCCGTTCATCACCCGTTGTGAATTTGTCGGCGGAAAATTCATGTACGCCGTGCGCGTAGACACATCGGAGGGGTTTGAACTTTGCCCGGCGGATGCTTGCCAAATCGGCGATTTGTTCTGTCCAGTCGGTGAAACGGCAATGCGTCCGAAATTTGAAATTATAGACGGCTTTTCCGATCCGATACTTGAGAAATATGAGCAGTTTTTGCGCGCCAATGATATTCACATCGCCGGCATCGAGTTTATTCGCGATCAAAACGGCACGATTTTTACTTATGATGTCAACACCAATACGAATTACAACTCGGAGGCGGAGGCGCGCGCCGGCAAGTTTGGCATGTTAGAGGTGGCCAAGTTTTTAGGCGAGGAATTAAAGCGGATTCAAACCGCTTCGGTATAA
- a CDS encoding amino acid ABC transporter ATP-binding protein → MRIKVNNLKKSFGDLEVLKGINAHIREREVVVVIGPSGSGKSTFLRCLNLLEDFDEGEIIIDGVNIKEKQTNINKVREEVGMVFQRFNLFPHMTVLDNITLAPIKVRKWPREKAVAKAMELLKKVGLQEKANVYPDSLSGGQAQRVAIARALAMEPKVMLFDEPTSALDPEMVGEVLAVMKQLANEGMTMVVVTHEMGFAREVGDRVLFMDGGYIVEEGTPSEIFDNPKHERTKSFLSKVL, encoded by the coding sequence GTGAGGATTAAAGTAAATAATTTAAAAAAATCATTTGGCGACCTAGAAGTGCTGAAAGGAATTAATGCCCATATTCGCGAACGGGAAGTCGTCGTCGTCATTGGCCCATCCGGTTCCGGGAAATCGACCTTTTTGCGCTGCTTAAACCTTTTAGAAGACTTCGATGAAGGGGAAATCATCATTGACGGAGTCAACATAAAAGAAAAGCAGACAAACATTAACAAAGTGCGCGAAGAAGTCGGAATGGTATTCCAGCGCTTTAACTTATTCCCGCATATGACCGTGCTCGATAACATCACACTCGCTCCAATAAAAGTGCGGAAATGGCCGCGTGAAAAAGCAGTAGCAAAAGCAATGGAGCTGCTTAAAAAAGTCGGACTGCAAGAAAAGGCAAACGTCTACCCGGATTCGCTATCGGGCGGACAGGCGCAGCGCGTCGCGATCGCTCGCGCCTTGGCGATGGAACCGAAAGTGATGCTGTTTGACGAGCCGACATCCGCCTTAGACCCAGAAATGGTCGGAGAAGTGCTGGCCGTCATGAAACAGCTCGCAAACGAAGGAATGACCATGGTTGTCGTGACACACGAAATGGGCTTTGCCCGTGAAGTCGGCGACCGCGTCCTGTTTATGGATGGCGGCTACATCGTCGAAGAAGGTACGCCGAGTGAAATTTTTGATAATCCAAAACATGAACGGACAAAATCGTTTTTGTCGAAGGTGCTGTAA
- a CDS encoding IS1634 family transposase yields the protein MNVQVKKVYRNSYLNIISALFKKLGLPQLIDHLVPVDPQCQTRVSDAVQAILYNVFDGRQALVHLEHWAQEVDCEKLIRPDLHPSWLNDDALARHLDRLYEAGIHNVISTCLIHIYRKEGLSLRAFHADTTDKTVYGAYESASLEALQITHGYNRHHRWQKQIGFGLVGNEDGIPFYGDVHDGNLPDKTWNPEVLSRVHEQLKQAKIEDEWIYVADSAAMTKETLAQTKAANAFLITRGPSSLRIVKTALAEADAEDTTWSDPFTLAERNGATYRVWETASTYEGHPVRLIVVESSALDQRKGKTLEKERTKEAELLREEQARWERHPFSCREDAEQALASLKASLRPRFHRVEAAVEEIVRLKKRRGRPKKGAEPEVETLYFLHLDVEFDQDAWEQARRKASRFVLVTTVPKEWKGQPMDAQEILKLYKGQISVEMNFAFLKDPFFTDEIYVKKPERVAVLGYLFLLALAIYRVFQRRVRQFITPEHPLKGPGGRKLTRPTGQAIFQLFQYVNVVLFKLPDGRIQRSLDRSLTPDQRRILQGLGMDESIYV from the coding sequence ATGAACGTTCAAGTCAAAAAGGTCTATCGCAATTCTTATTTGAATATAATAAGTGCCCTATTCAAGAAACTGGGTCTGCCTCAATTGATTGACCATCTCGTGCCCGTCGATCCGCAGTGCCAAACGCGAGTCAGCGATGCCGTTCAGGCCATCCTCTACAATGTGTTTGACGGCCGGCAAGCCCTTGTTCACTTGGAACATTGGGCTCAGGAGGTCGATTGTGAGAAACTCATCCGTCCCGATCTCCATCCTTCCTGGTTGAACGACGATGCGTTGGCCCGTCATCTCGATCGCCTGTATGAGGCTGGCATTCACAACGTCATCAGCACTTGCTTGATTCATATTTATCGAAAAGAAGGCCTTTCCCTCCGAGCCTTCCACGCCGATACGACGGACAAGACCGTTTACGGCGCGTATGAATCGGCCTCGTTAGAGGCCTTACAAATCACACATGGCTACAACCGCCATCATCGTTGGCAAAAACAGATCGGTTTCGGACTGGTCGGCAACGAGGACGGCATCCCGTTTTACGGCGATGTGCACGATGGCAACCTGCCCGATAAAACATGGAATCCCGAGGTGCTGTCTCGTGTCCATGAACAGCTGAAGCAGGCCAAAATCGAAGACGAATGGATTTACGTGGCCGATTCCGCCGCGATGACGAAAGAGACCCTGGCGCAAACCAAAGCGGCCAACGCCTTTTTGATCACCAGAGGCCCTTCGTCGCTCCGGATCGTGAAAACCGCGCTGGCCGAAGCGGATGCTGAGGACACGACGTGGAGCGATCCCTTTACGTTGGCGGAGAGAAACGGCGCCACGTACCGGGTATGGGAAACGGCCTCGACGTATGAAGGCCACCCCGTTCGGCTGATCGTTGTTGAATCGAGCGCGCTCGACCAGCGAAAAGGAAAGACGCTTGAAAAAGAACGAACCAAAGAAGCGGAGCTTCTTCGCGAGGAACAAGCCCGTTGGGAGCGTCACCCCTTCTCCTGCCGGGAAGATGCCGAACAAGCCTTGGCGTCCCTCAAGGCGTCCCTTCGCCCCCGGTTTCATCGGGTTGAGGCCGCGGTCGAAGAGATCGTACGCCTGAAAAAACGGCGCGGACGGCCGAAAAAAGGGGCGGAACCCGAGGTGGAGACGCTGTATTTCTTGCACCTTGACGTCGAATTCGACCAAGACGCGTGGGAACAGGCGAGACGGAAAGCGTCCCGGTTTGTCCTTGTCACGACCGTTCCGAAGGAATGGAAGGGCCAACCCATGGATGCCCAAGAGATCTTGAAGCTGTATAAAGGGCAGATCTCGGTGGAAATGAACTTCGCTTTTTTGAAAGATCCGTTTTTCACGGATGAGATTTACGTCAAAAAACCAGAACGGGTCGCAGTATTAGGCTATTTGTTTCTGTTGGCCTTGGCTATTTACCGCGTTTTTCAGCGCCGAGTGCGTCAGTTTATTACTCCAGAACACCCGTTGAAGGGTCCTGGAGGCCGCAAGCTGACCCGGCCGACGGGACAGGCGATTTTTCAGCTGTTTCAATATGTGAACGTCGTCCTGTTCAAGCTGCCGGATGGGCGCATCCAACGCTCACTGGATCGCTCCCTTACCCCTGATCAGCGAAGGATTCTGCAGGGATTGGGCATGGATGAGAGCATCTACGTGTAA
- a CDS encoding amino acid ABC transporter permease, with protein MDFRFDIIQEYAPFFLSGVLLTIGVSIAAIIAGLILGLMIGLGKMSAKRLIRLPFEWYINFFRGTPLIVQMLLVHFGVMPLFFAQPSATVSLIVSLSLNSAAYVAEIFRAGIQSIDKGQMEAARSLGMTHAQAMRYIILPQALKRMIPPFGNEFIVLIKDSSLGLVIAAPELMYWGKAAAGEYYRVWEPYLTVAFIYLLLTLSLSKLLHYLERKYSNQ; from the coding sequence ATGGATTTTCGTTTCGATATTATTCAAGAATATGCCCCGTTTTTCCTAAGTGGGGTGTTATTAACGATTGGGGTTTCGATCGCTGCTATCATTGCCGGCTTGATTCTCGGTCTTATGATCGGCCTTGGCAAAATGTCCGCGAAGCGGCTCATCCGCCTTCCGTTTGAATGGTACATTAACTTTTTCCGCGGCACGCCGCTTATCGTACAAATGTTGCTTGTACACTTTGGAGTTATGCCGCTGTTTTTTGCCCAGCCAAGCGCGACCGTCTCGCTGATTGTATCGCTGTCCTTAAACTCGGCAGCATATGTCGCAGAAATTTTCCGCGCCGGCATTCAATCGATTGACAAAGGGCAAATGGAAGCGGCCCGCTCGCTCGGTATGACGCATGCTCAAGCGATGCGCTATATTATTTTGCCGCAAGCATTAAAACGGATGATCCCGCCGTTTGGAAATGAGTTTATCGTTTTAATTAAAGACTCGTCCCTCGGCCTTGTCATTGCCGCCCCAGAGCTTATGTATTGGGGAAAAGCAGCTGCAGGAGAGTACTACCGCGTTTGGGAACCATATTTAACCGTGGCGTTTATTTATTTGCTTTTAACCCTTTCCCTTAGTAAACTACTACATTATTTGGAAAGGAAGTATTCAAACCAATGA
- a CDS encoding basic amino acid ABC transporter substrate-binding protein: MIKKGTIIAVVIALLTALAACGKSAEPSSSSSAGGEEAKKKVIVGTDAAFAPFEYMDKGKIVGFDVDLLDAVMKEAGIDYELKNIGWDPLFAALQSKEIDMAISGITINDKRKQTYDFSIPYFESTHMIMVKENSPIKNALDLKGKVIGVQNATTGQEAVEKLLGKDNKNIKKFENTVVAIMELLNGGVDAVVTDNAVANEYVKNNPDKKIKTIADPDHFESEFYGLMFPKGSDLKPKVDEALKKLIKSGKYAEIYKKWFGTEPKVDNLLKQQ, from the coding sequence ATGATAAAAAAAGGAACAATTATCGCTGTAGTGATTGCATTGCTTACAGCGTTGGCTGCATGCGGAAAATCAGCGGAACCGAGTTCTTCGTCTTCTGCGGGAGGAGAAGAAGCAAAGAAAAAAGTCATCGTCGGAACAGACGCTGCGTTTGCACCGTTTGAGTATATGGATAAAGGGAAAATCGTCGGTTTTGACGTTGATTTGTTAGATGCGGTAATGAAAGAAGCAGGCATTGACTATGAATTAAAAAATATCGGCTGGGATCCGCTATTTGCCGCATTGCAAAGCAAAGAAATCGACATGGCGATCTCCGGCATCACGATCAATGATAAGCGGAAACAAACATACGATTTCTCCATTCCTTATTTTGAATCCACTCATATGATTATGGTGAAAGAAAATAGCCCAATCAAAAACGCGCTTGACTTAAAAGGAAAAGTCATCGGCGTCCAAAACGCTACGACCGGGCAGGAAGCAGTCGAGAAATTGCTGGGCAAAGACAATAAAAACATTAAAAAATTCGAAAACACAGTTGTGGCAATTATGGAATTATTAAACGGCGGTGTGGATGCGGTTGTCACGGACAACGCAGTGGCAAACGAATATGTGAAAAACAATCCGGATAAAAAAATCAAAACCATCGCCGATCCAGACCATTTTGAGTCTGAGTTTTACGGGCTGATGTTCCCGAAAGGAAGCGACTTGAAGCCAAAAGTGGACGAAGCATTGAAAAAACTGATAAAAAGCGGCAAATACGCCGAGATTTATAAAAAATGGTTTGGAACAGAACCAAAGGTCGATAACTTATTGAAACAACAATAA